From Candida dubliniensis CD36 chromosome 7, complete sequence, the proteins below share one genomic window:
- a CDS encoding radiation sensitivity protein, putative (Similar to S. cerevisiae UBC2;~In S. cerevisiae: involved in post-replication repair, sporulation, telomere silencing, and ubiquitin-mediated N-end rule protein degradation;~represses yeast to hypha transition;~spliced gene): protein MSTPARRRLMRDFKRMQQDPPSGVSASPLPDNVMKWNAVIIGPSDTPFEDGTFRLLLSFDEQYPNKPPQVKFVSEMFHPNVYASGELCLDILQNRWSPTYDVSSILTSVQSLLNDPNISSPANVEAANLYKDHRSQYVKRVRETVENSWNDDDDEEEDDDEDDDEDDEDEDNIEED, encoded by the exons ATGTCAACCCCAGCTAGAAGAAGACTTATGCGTGATTTTAAA CGTATGCAACAAGACCCACCAAGTGGTGTATCAGCATCTCCATTACCAGATAATGTCATGAAATG GAATGCAGTTATTATAGGACCTTCCGATACTCCATTTGAAGATGGGACATTtcgattattattactgttTGATGAACAATATCCTAATAAACCACCTCAAgttaaatttgtttcagAAATGTTTCATCCTAATGTATATGCAAGTGGGGAATTATGTTTAGatattttacaaaataGATGGTCACCTACATATGATGTTAGTTCGATATTAACATCGGttcaatcattattaaatgatcCTAATATTTCATCTCCAGCAAATGTTGAAGCAGcaaatttatataaagATCATCGATCTCAATATGTGAAAAGAGTTAGAGAAACAGTGGAAAATAGTTggaatgatgatgatgatgaggagGAGGACGATGATGAGGACGATGATGAGGATGACGAGGATGAGGATAATATAGAGGAGGATTAA
- a CDS encoding intranuclear transport/DNA replication mediator, putative (Similar to S. cerevisiae NOC3) — MAKRKSKHQDLEKKKKLKQSQDEQLSTGLFNNVGQHDDEEEEEIDWDNQEMDYELVPRKITTKKTIEALPIKKSDGTIERVIREVEEEEEDEVQEESESETELQNSNDGQSKEDADDDDEEEEEEEDTLTPQEKLIQTKEEIAELASKLIEDPEENIACLTRLRKMSESKNFMTSQLSILALIPIFKSLAPSYKIRPLTDSEKREKVSREVAKLRSFEQSLVINYKAYIELLSKYSKVSYSNSMNNIKITSDMLKRGNIALKAATELCLSSLRHFNFREELFAIVIKRLNKKPQHEQDYPIFIKSLRVLETLLKDDAEHGDITFDLIKIMTKSIRDKKFRVDESVINVFLSISLLEDYDPNNNDNKESKPKLKKKDRVHLSKKERKARKERKEIEEEMQKAEQAITVEQREKYQAQVLKMILTLYLEILKAGSQLTNGKKNDASLLMGAVLEGLSRFGQMSNLDLLGDFLEVLREIMTDIVEEHSFDDDEDNEGGGMYTGNQLRTILLCIATSFSLVLNHGSMGKLPMAIDLSKFVSTLYIILTDLALDPDLEFSHKTLRLADPLSNEMENEKPAINVSTKAELLLRCLDFIFFRSKNGTIPRATAFVKRLYILTLQTPEKTTLANLKFIGKLMSRYGESIKGLWNTEERISGEGNYILGIENGMKNKHVDLERSNSGAATLWENVLLDKHYSVMIKDGSRSLLKNSKANVN, encoded by the coding sequence ATGgctaaaagaaaaagtaaaCATCAAGATttagaaaagaagaagaaacttAAACAAAGTCAAGATGAACAATTATCTACAGGATTGTTTAATAATGTGGGACAacatgatgatgaagaagaagaagaaatagatTGGGATAATCAAGAGATGGATTATGAATTAGTGCCACGGAAAATCACtacaaagaaaacaattgaagCATTACCAATTAAGAAGTCCGATGGGACAATAGAAAGAGTTATTAGagaagttgaagaagaagaagaagacgaagTACAAGAAGAACTGGAATCAGAAACTGAATTACAAAACTCAAATGATGGACAATCAAAAGAAGAcgctgatgatgatgatgaagaagaagaagaagaagaagacacATTAACACcacaagaaaaattgattcaaacaaaagaagaaattgccGAATTGGcatcaaaattgattgaagatCCTGAAGAAAATATTGCTTGTCTTACTAGATTACGGAAAATGTCTGAATCGAAAAATTTCATGACATCTCAATTATCTATATTAGCATTAATaccaatttttaaatcacTTGCACCATCATATAAAATAAGACCATTAACTGATTCtgaaaaaagagagaaagtTAGTCGAGAAGTGGCCAAATTAAGAAGTTTTGAACAAAGTTTAGTAATTAATTATAAGGCatatattgaattattatcaaaatatctGAAAGTATCATATTCTAATTCTatgaataatattaaaataaCTAGTGATATGTTAAAACGAGGGAATATTGCTTTAAAAGCTGCAACTGAACTTTGTTTAAGTTCTTTAAGACATTTCAATTTCCGAGAGGAATTATTTGCTATTGTAATTAAACGATTAAATAAAAAGCCTCAACATGAACAAGATTAtccaatatttattaaatcattaagaGTTTTAGAGACTTTATTGAAAGATGATGCTGAACATGGAGATATtacatttgatttaataaaaatcatGACCAAATCAATTAGAGATAAAAAATTTCGAGTTGATGAATCAGTTATTAATGTTTtcttatcaatttcattattagaagATTATGAtcccaataataatgataacaaagaaagcaaaccaaaattgaagaagaaagatcGAGTCCATTTATCTAAAAAAGAACGTAAAGCTCGTAAAGAACggaaagaaattgaagaagaaatgcAAAAGGCAGAACAAGCCATCACAGTTGAACAACGAGAAAAATATCAAGCTCAAGtattaaaaatgatattaaCATTATACCTTGAAATATTAAAAGCTGGTTCACAATTGACTAatggtaaaaaaaatgatgcTAGTTTATTAATGGGGGCAGTATTAGAAGGATTATCAAGATTTGGTCAAATGTCtaatttggatttattaGGGGATTTCTTGGAAGTGTTACGAGAAATTATGACtgatattgttgaagagcattcatttgatgatgatgaagataatgaagGAGGTGGGATGTATACTGGGAATCAATTGAgaacaatattattatgtaTTGCCacttcattttcattagtGTTGAATCATGGTTCTATGGGGAAATTACCTATGGCAATAGATTTAAgtaaatttgtttcaacattatatataatattaacAGATTTGGCCTTAGACCCTGATTTGGAATTTAGTCATAAAACATTAAGATTAGCTGATCCTTTATCTAATGAAatggaaaatgaaaaacCAGCAATTAATGTTTCTACTAAAGctgaattattattaagatgtcttgattttattttcttccGATCAAAAAATGGTACTATACCTCGGGCCACAGCATTTGTGAAACGATTATATATTCTAACATTACAAACTCCTGAGAAAACTACTTTGGccaatttaaaatttattgGTAAATTAATGAGTAGATATGGTGAAAGTATTAAAGGATTATGGAATACTGAAGAAAGAATCAGTGGTGAAggaaattatattttaggaattgaaaatggaatgaaaaataaacatgTTGATTTAGAACGAAGTAATAGTGGAGCAGCAACATTATGGGAAAATGTATTATTAGATAAACATTATTCAGTAATGATTAAAGATGGTTCAAGATCTTTATTAAAGAATAGTAAGGCAAATGTCAATTAA
- a CDS encoding cerevisin precursor, putative (Similar to S. cerevisiae PRB1), whose protein sequence is MRLSKAVAISILTSLIGVQGLLIPSVGDIIDVFGDSVQKQINNKLEPLKEAAHNAAEHLGMTLQEKLAPIVNSESTRDIIPHKYIIVFKEGVAANEISFHQEWVALTHTNSLVGLDEQHPFFASTKDIKPEGGITDSFDIGSLLSGYTGYFLDETIDLIRKNPLVAFVEKDSLVYANEFDIEKGAPWGLARVSHRQPLSLSSFDQYLYDSEAGAGVTAYVIDTGVNVNHVEFSGRAKWGKTIPQGDSDIDGNGHGTHCAGTIGSDDYGVAKKAEIVAVKVLRSNGSGTMSDVVKGVEYAAKSHQEAVKAGKKGFKGSTANMSLGGGKSPALDLAVNAAVKAGLHFAVAAGNENQDACNTSPASAEYAITVGASTISDARAYFSNYGKCVDIFAPGLNILSTYIGSDTATAYLSGTSMASPHICGLLSYFVSLQPGADSEFFVAADGISPSQLKKNLIAYGTSDVLSDIPEDTPNILAFNGAGHNLTKFWGNN, encoded by the coding sequence ATGAGATTATCTAAAGCTGTTGctatttctattttgaCATCCCTTATTGGTGTTCAAGGTTTACTTATTCCATCCGTTGGtgatattattgatgtATTTGGTGATTCTgtccaaaaacaaattaataaCAAATTAGAACCTTTGAAAGAAGCTGCTCATAATGCTGCTGAACATTTAGGTATGACtttacaagaaaaattggcTCCAATTGTTAATTCCGAATCTACCAGAGATATTATTCCTCATAAATATATCATTGTTTTCAAAGAAGGGGTTGCCGCTAATGAAATATCATTCCATCAAGAATGGGTTGCTTTAACTCATACAAACTCTTTAGTTGGTTTAGATGAACAACATCCATTTTTCGCTTCTACTAAAGATATTAAACCTGAAGGTGGTATTACTGATAGTTTTGATATCGGTAGCTTGTTGAGTGGTTATACTGGTTACTTTTTGGATGAAACTATTGATTTAATCAGAAAAAACCCTCTCGTTgcttttgttgaaaaagattCATTGGTTTATGctaatgaatttgatatcGAAAAAGGTGCTCCATGGGGGTTAGCAAGAGTTTCTCATAGACAACCATTGAGTTTATCTTCATttgatcaatatttatACGACAGTGAAGCTGGTGCTGGTGTTACTGCTTATGTTATTGATACTGGGGTTAATGTTAATCATGTTGAATTTTCTGGTAGAGCCAAATGGGGTAAAACTATCCCACAAGGTGATTCTGATATTGATGGTAATGGTCATGGTACTCATTGTGCCGGTACAATTGGGTCCGATGATTATGGTGTTGCCAAAAAAGCAGAAATTGTTGCTGTCAAAGTTTTAAGATCTAATGGTTCTGGTACCATGTCCGATGTTGTTAAAGGTGTAGAATATGCTGCCAAATCTCATCAAGAAGCTGTCAAAGCCGGTAAAAAGGGATTCAAAGGCTCTACTGCCAACATGTCTTTAGGTGGTGGTAAATCACCAGCTTTGGATTTGGCAGTTAATGCTGCTGTCAAAGCTGGTTTGCATTTTGCCGTTGCAGCTGGTAACGAAAACCAAGATGCTTGTAACACATCTCCAGCTAGTGCAGAATATGCCATTACTGTTGGTGCATCAACCATTTCTGATGCCAGAGCTTATTTCTCCAACTATGGTAAATGTGTTGACATTTTCGCTCCAGGTTTGAACATCTTGTCCACTTATATTGGTTCAGATACTGCTACTGCTTACTTGTCTGGTACTTCTATGGCCTCACCACATATTTGTGGTTTATTATCATACTTTGTTTCTTTACAACCAGGAGCTGATTCTGAATTCTTTGTCGCTGCTGATGGAATTTCTCCAtctcaattgaaaaagaatttgattgCTTATGGTACTTCAGATGTATTGAGTGATATTCCTGAAGATACTCCAAATATTTTGGCATTCAATGGTGCTGGTCACAATTTGACTAAGTTCTGGGGTAACAACTAG